One Spinacia oleracea cultivar Varoflay chromosome 4, BTI_SOV_V1, whole genome shotgun sequence DNA segment encodes these proteins:
- the LOC110802255 gene encoding CASP-like protein 2D1 produces MNNTSSNKTIPRLKLLDFSLRISVIPLSIASLCLTIGTNEDNPDYGSIKFLNFSGLKYMVAVAAIAAGYGVVAAISTWIPCLVNKAWLFFVSDQVMAYLMLTSEAAGAELMYLAYKGDVDVAWSEACTAYPHFCTNLKLALLLHFLALFCFLFLALISAFRAFSMFDPPFSPDRSTGLN; encoded by the exons ATGAATAATACTAGCTCAAACAAAACAATTCCAAGATTAAAACTTTTGGATTTCTCCCTTAGAATCTCTGTTATTCCACTAAGTATTGCTTCTTTATGCTTAACTATTGGCACTAATGAAGATAATCCTGATTATGGAAGCATTAAGTTCCTGAATTTCTCAGGCCTCAA GTATATGGTTGCTGTTGCTGCCATTGCTGCTGGGTATGGTGTTGTTGCTGCAATCTCAACTTGGATTCCTTGCTTAGTTAACAAAGCTTGGCTTTTCTTTGTCTCTGATCAG GTGATGGCGTACTTAATGTTGACATCAGAGGCAGCAGGAGCAGAGTTAATGTATTTGGCATACAAAGGTGATGTTGATGTTGCATGGAGTGAAGCCTGCACTGCATATCCACATTTCTGCACTAATCTCAAACTTGCTCTTCTTCTTCATTTCTTAGCTCTCTTTTGCTTCCTTTTTTTGGCTCTCATCTCTGCTTTTAGGGCTTTCTCCATGTTTGATCCCCCGTTTTCGCCCGATCGATCAACAGgacttaattaa